Below is a genomic region from Triticum dicoccoides isolate Atlit2015 ecotype Zavitan chromosome 5A, WEW_v2.0, whole genome shotgun sequence.
acatgataagtttcagcaaatgatgagtggacaggtggaagatgtgctaaacagatttgaagaggccatggagaagatacatggcattgagaaggcgttcgaaacaaagctcgataacaagtttaatgaattgctcgcacgtcttccaccgcccgctgcacctatcgcacctctacaataacaacaacatagtcttccaaatcaagtgggacgagcacaacgcgttcccattgagcctggtcaaacttctggtgctgctgtacctattgttggtgcttctgtcgctcctgctgctactgtagaggtgaaggaccattacgaggatgaggttgatcaaaatcagaactacgtgcaaccaccaacaccaccaccaccaggtcgtcctcatgcatatcatcgcaatggtagggctgcaccaccacctgaggtacatgaccatcttcctaaactagaattgaatattccaccatttgagggtagatatgttcctgatatatatatatcttacttgggagttagaaactgaacaacgatttacatgtttacaatatcctgaggagagacgtgttcctgctgctgtttgtgctttcactagctttgcatgtgtttggtggtccgaacattgtagattatatcctattccagctacttgggctgctttgaaaactgctatgcgtactcattgggttccaccatattatcaacatgaattacttcaaaaattgtagcgCTTAAGACAAGAAAAcacttttgtagaagaatattatcaggaattacaaactggcatgattagatgtggtattgttgaggagaatgaagctatgcttgcacgttttatgggtggattaaatagagagattcagaccattctagagtataaggagtatactaataccactcgtttattccatcttgcttgtaaagctgaacgtgaagtacaTGATCAacatgcattggcgcgaactaacttttctgcaggtcgatcttcatcatggacaccacgtgcatcctctactttcactccaccagcacctccatcaggtgccacctccagccgtgattcaagaaagcaggcacaaccaccactatctaccaagagcacacctgtcgggcctgcacagaggtcttcttctttcatggcatcaacagggcacacaagtgatattatttgtcgtcattgtaagggaagaggacattttgcgagagaatgccaatctcagcgcgtgatgattgctactgaggatggtgggtatgagtccgctagtgactatgatgaggagactttggctcttattacacatgaagaacacggtggagatgattgtgatcatgagacgcaatacatggctgctgaagatgctgacaggtatgaatgtttagttgctcaacgtgttttgagtgtgcaggttacacaagctgagcaaaatcagaggcataatttgttccatacaaagggagttgtgaaggaacgttctgttcgcgtcatcatagatggagggagctacaataacttggctagcatggagatggtggagaacctatctctcaccacaagatcacatccacatccttactacaaccaatggttcaacaacagcggcaaggttaaggtaacacgtattgttcgtgtgcattttagtatctctacatatgctgattatgttgattgtgatgtggtacctatgcaagcatgttctttattacttggtagaccatggcaatttgataaaaattctgtacaccgtggtagaaacaatcagtatactcttgttcataaggataaaaatattactttgcttcctatgactactgattccattttgaaagatgatattaatagagctaataaagcaaaaccggaaaaaaataaaagtgaaaatcagattgtggcaaaagaatttgagcaacaaatgcagcctaataataaaccatctagtgttgcttctaaaattaaattgagaagtgcatgtttacttgccaccaaatctgatattgatgatttagattttagcaaatctgtttgctatgcttttgtgtgcaaagaggcattattttcattcgaggacgtgccttcctctttgcctcctgctgtcactaacattttgcaggagttcgctgacgtctttccacaagacatgtcaccgggattaccacctattcgagggattgagcattaaattgacttaattcccggtgcatcattacccaaccgtgcaccataccgtaccaatccagaggagacgaaggagattatgcgtcaagtagaaGAACTGCTCgagaaaggttatatacgtgaatcccttagtccttgtgctgttcctatcattttagtgccgaaaaggatggtacgtcgcgtatgtgcgttgattgtaaaggcactaataatattactattcgttgtcgtcatcctattcctaggctagatgatatgcttgatgaattgagtggctctacaatattctccaaagttgatttgcgtagtgaataccatcaaattcgtatgaaattgggagatgaatggaaaacaacatgtaaaactaagtttggattatatgagtggttagtcatgccttttgggttaactaatgcacctagtactttcatgaggttaatgaacgaagttttacgtgctttcattggacgatttgtggtagtttactttgatgacatattgatttatagcaaatctttggaggaacatttggaacatttacgtgttgtttttattgctctacgtgatgcacgtttgtttggtaaccttagaAAGTgcacttttgcaccgaccgagtatcttttcttggctatgtttttactccacagggaattgaagttgataaagccaagattaaagctattgagagttggccggagcccaaaacagtcacacaagtgaggagtttccttggcctcgctggtttctatggatgttttgtgagagatttcagcaccattgctacacctctcaacgagcttacaaagaaggatgttccttttgtttggggtaccgcacagaaagaagccttcacggtattgaaagataagttgacacatgctcctttactgcaactttctgattttaataagacttttgagcttgaatgtgatgctagtggaattggattaggaggtgtgttattacaagatggcaaacctgttgcatacttttctgaaaaattgagtgggcctagtctcaactattctacttatgataaagaattatatgctcttgttcggaccttagaaacatggcaacattatttatggcccaaggaatttgttatacattctgatcatgaatctttgaaacacattaaaagtcaagcaaaactgaaccgcagacatgctaaatgggttgaattcattgagactttctcttatgtcattaaacacaagaagggtaaagacaatgttattgctgatgcattgtctcgtcgttatactatgctttcacaagttgactttaaaatatttggtttggagaccatcaaagatcaatatgtgcatgatgctgaatttaaatatGTAttacagaattgtaaggaagggagaacttggaacaagtttgttcttaacgatggatttgtgtttcgtgctaacaagctatacattccagctagctctgttcatcttttgttgttgcaggaggcacatgaaGGAGGATTAAtgagacactttggcgtcaagaagacggaggatatacttgctacacatttcttttggccaaagatgatacgagatgttgagcgttttgttgctcgctgcactacatgtcaaaaagctaagtcacgacttaatcctcatggtttatatatgcctttgcctgtacctagtgttccttgggaggatatatctatggactttgttttaggtttacctcgaacaaagaaggggagggatagcatatttgttgtcgtggataggttctcgaaaatggcacactttataccatgtcataaacgcGATGatcctgttaatgttgctgatttgttctttcggaaattattcgcttgcatggtgtgccaaatactattgttttagatcgtgatactaaatttcttagccacttttggagatgtttatgggcgaagttggggactaaactgctttttagtactacttgtcacccccaaactgatggacaaactgaagtagttaatagaatattgtctactatgcttagggctgttttgaagaataataagaaaatgtgggaagaatgcttgcctcatattgaatttgcttataatcgttcattgcattctactactaagatgtgcccttttaaaattatgtatggttttctacctcgtgcacctattgatttgttgcctcttccatcttcggagaaggttaattttgatgctaaagaacgtgctgaattgattttaaaaatgcatgagttaactaaggaaaacattgagcgtatgaatgctaaatataaacttgctggacataagggtagaaaacatgttgtgtttgcacctggagatcttgtttggttacatttgcgtaaggatagatttcctaatttgcgcaaatcaaagctaatgccacgtgctgatggtcattTTAagatgttagagaaaataaatgataatgcatataaacttgagctgcctgcagattttggggttagtcccacttttcacattgcagatttgaagccttatttggatgaggacgatgaactttcgtcgaggacgacttcatttcaagaaggggaggatgatgaggacatcaataccattgttacacccacaacccttgctgctatacatactggaccaattactagagctcgcgcacgtcaaTTGAATTATCaaatacttccgtttcttggtaacgattctaatgttcatgagaatatgatgctgcctaaattggatacatttgttttgcttacaaacgaagggcctagcttggacaagaaagatgaaccttgaaacaagttcaagcatggagatgatggcatgcgcaaggggatcaagaatggagttacaagtgatgatttcaggactttgaagccaccataaggagtgcatgaagccttggacgaaatatacaagatgccacttcataaatttcgtccagagactattttagttgctgcgtcaccttattattgggccaggctcatgtattttcaaaatacttaagtatagcctgtttttagagtccgtatgtgtggggaaacaagagttagggttggtttcagacccctcctccaagggccacgaaatccccccccccctcttcctccatatatacaacccttagggcgtcgtttagactttgagttttgtttagattaaaagttcgccatagctgcaacttcgcgtacttcgtttgtgttcaacgaccagaccaagacgtcacagaaccccaccttgatcaataaatctttcatcttatatttgcaatatctagattgcaatctcagtttcttgcttgttcttcgtttgctcgcaggaaacagaccctcgtggtcaggttgatcgtgctccggcgtggtcaataacccctcggaagttggtttagcgattgctaaggcacgacgtctcgcacgttcgtagtcggatcgtcaaggtcgactcccacagaaacgatagccaccatctcaccgaaacatcgggacacctttaccTCTATCAGTCACAGTGAGGGTGGTCGACGGGACGGTCAGCCTTAATCAGGGTTGGGCCACATTAGCCGTCATTCACCAGATCGGGTACATGGTAACGTTCAAGTTGCTAACCCCCGACACCATGAAGGTGATCGTCTTCAATAACGAGGGCATGAAGGCGGTCACCAAGTGCAAGAAGCACGGCGACGCCTTCGTTGCAACCGACTAAATGAGCTCCTGTCATGTTTGAGTTATATGTGTGGTTTAGACTTTGATGTGTGCTGCAGTTTGGTTTAAGTATTTTGTTAAACTTCTATGCATGGTTAAGATTATGATGTGTGCCTTGCTCTTGTTCTAACCTTTCAATGTGTGCCTCTGGTAACCTCATCATATCAAGGAGGAGGTTATCACACAACTGTCTTGAATGTAACCAGACAACCAGACTCGTGTTTTCCCTGAAACACGTCCACAACCAAACATCATGCCTTCCGTTTCGGTAGATACAGATTACTAGAGGTGATGTAGGCAACCAATCAACATGCAGATGTTGATTTTTTTTTTCCCTACATATGCCCAACTGAAAGTATTCAAAGGGGCAAAAAATGACACACAACACCGGCACATGCACGTAGGACCCTTACAATCACGCGATACACAGACAAAATCTGACAcataagaaaaggaaaaagaaaccaAGTACTAGTAGAAGAAAAAGTGACTGGCCTAAAAGTAAATTTTAGGTGACTTACATATAGCAAAACTGTTCTAGATTACTGCAAGAAACAGTGTCTCTACATTGTTAAGTAGAACTGCTAATCTAAGCTACTGCACCAGAAGGTAGGTCGTGCTCCAAGAATACTACAGTTGATTGAGATTCATGTCGAAGCAGAAATTGTCAACATCAGCTGTACTGGTGGTCACCAGCGTGCTCCAGCCTTGATAGTTGTCGGCTTGTCCGATACTTGCGGTGTTGGCTGCCGACGGTGCATGCCGGCGGGCCGCCGCTTGACCGTTGCCGGAAGTATTGAGGGGCCGGCGATCGAAGGACCTTAGTGTCCCCGTGCTGATGTAGAGCCGGCACACGCTGAATTCGTTCCTGAGCTGAACAATAAAGAGCAAATTATTATGGCATGTAGAGCATCAAATCAGCGATTAAGTGGCCAGAGCTAGCTGGTATATGCACGTACCCTGAGAGGTGCCGTCGTCTGGTGTCCGGTCGTCGTGTCGTCGTCGGCGGCGACAGCCTTATACTCGTTCATCTTCCACGTGGTCTTGGCCCCCGTGGGCGCACGGCCCTGGTAGAAGACCATGGTCCTTTTCACCCCGATGACCTTGCTGTTACCGGCGgcggctgaggaggaggaggaggaggagaagacgcAGGACGGCGAGCCCGTGGCCTTCCAGTACCCGGACGGAGTGGTGCGCGCTGGCCGGCCGCCGCGCAGCTCCCTCTCAGCCCGGGGGCAGAAGAAGAACCACTGCTCCGCGTCTTGCACGCTCGCCTCCCCCGCCATTGCTGCGCGTGCACCAGATGTTGTATGGTCAGGCGAGTTCAGGCCACAAGAGCGTGCCGCATGCCATCAGTATTCACTGGACTGACACTGACACGATGAACTTACAGCGGAGGTGGGAAGGGTGGTGGCTGTAGACGTCGACGACGGGAATGACGCGATCGACGTGCGGCCTGGTGGTGCCGGCGAGGCGATGGCGGAGGTAGAAGCCCAGCAGCTCATCCTCCGTCGGGTAGAACCGAAACCCCGGCGTGGAGACTAACAGATCGCCACCGGCGCCACCGCTGCTAGTAGTCGTCATCATCGCGAGTTTGATCAGCTGCAACCTAGCGACGTAAGTATATACAGCAGAGGCCGGTTCAGAAGTTTGCGTGCATTTGTAAACGGTGCGGGAAATCCACGGCCGGGTTGACGCGGACCAGCTCAGAGTTGGTCCACTAAACCCATCACGTAGGCAACAGTGACACGTGGCTGGCTCTCTAACTCTCACTGCACCTGCGCATATGTACGTGGTCGTGGTCTTGTGTTCATACGTGTGATTTGGTTTGTCTTACGTGCGTGCGTACACATTTACAGGGGCAAGTCTTTGACTCCTGCGAGTGATATTTGAAATATTTATTAATTCGGTCGACTGGTTCATCACGTTCTTTTCTAACGTACTAGTCCGGATCTCTACATCACGCAATCATTTGTATTGTGAAGGTTTTTTCGACCTATACAAAAAGATAAATATAGAGTACTGAAGTGTTAGAACAAATGCAAATGACACGACACATTTATGTGTGACTAATTATATTTTAGCTATCTGCAAAACCAACTATCAACATATTGTATTACTCGTGGAAGTCTGAAGTTTGAACTACCATTTCTAGTGGAGTGAATTACATAAAACCAGCCCACAAATTTTTttaaaccaaaaactaccacatttgaAGTTTAATTTCAGGTTTGCTACCACATTCTTTGGACCCTACAAAAATCTACTGGTTTCCTTACTAACTTTCTCAATAAATACTTATGACTGATTTGGAGTCAATTATTCCAATTTTTGACAGGAAAAGCCGGCTGGTCAAGTCCACGTGGCACTAAAAGTCAAGACAAATGGTGTTGACCATTAACTTGGATGTGGGATCCGCTTGACAGTGTTAATATTTCTTCATGATAGCCTTTTTCTTTGTGGCATTTCCTCGAGCACCTTATGTGCAGGTGCAGTACACTGGCTGGAACAGCAAGCCATGGCGCCAGGAGCTAGCCACCTTGGCCACAAACGAGCTAGACCGCGGTCGACGCCACCACCTCTCCATTCTCGCTGCTCTGGAGCTCTTTTGTCATCGTACCCGCCGCTGTAGTCGCGCCACGGCGGCCACCCTAGTGCCCAAGGACGCGCACAACGCGAAGAATGCCTGGAGGTCCCATGCGTGAGTGATGGCTGCCCCTGGCCCTAGGCGGGTGGCGCGAGCACGGGTAGCAGCAGCACGCGAAAGACACACTGCACCACGCACACACACCACAAaaaacacacacaccacacacacacgtgCCAACTGTGCTTCACTAGGCTGGAGTCCCCCAAGCTACTCCAGATCCTCCTCTGCTGCGTCAATGTCTTGCATATACCCAAAAAGGCCACCACTCCTAGGCACACTTCAAGCGACGGGCCAGGACAAGTAAGAAACCATCAGTTTGATGGAGGAAGGACCAATAaatgacgcctccaaggagggaagcGACGTCCATGGACGTAGTTGTCAACTTGACAAGGTCAAGCACGACATTTGCCGGTGCCCCACCAACCAACCCGAGAGAGCATCACTCGCAACCGACGACTACACCGACGCAACTTGACTAAAGAATACCTTCGGCAACCTACCCGCATGAGACCGATCCCAGCAACCCCCCCGGTCCCGGGATGCCCTCGCACACCGAGTAGAGTGCCGTCTAAAAGAGGCCAAGGTCACAACGAGATACATTGCCGGTGATAAGAAGGCCCTAGAGGAACCTAGGTATCGAGACATTAGATGAACACCACCGATGAAGACGTCATGGACATGAGGACGCTGCAACAGGGAGGATGTCGGATTGCCTAGGGAGGATGGCCCGTGAGTAGCGCCTCCAAGGAGGAAAACATCGTCCGTAGACATCGTCACCGCTAGCAATGGACAAGGCCTTGTGCAACTTTTGCTGAACCGTCATCCCTAGGCCCtagctcggtggcgccggatagaaagtttcggtggggtcgagtttgacttttgatttgggacatatgtggatatgagaaagtggttgagggctttggagcatatcactaagcactttgagcaagaaactcattaagcaacacctcatcccctcttaatagtattggctttcctatggactcaatgtgatcttggatcattaaaatagaaaatgtagagtcctgagctttgagcttgagccattcctttgtcctcagcatcttgaaggggttccacatcctctagtccatgccactccattcttAAACTTATCttaaacatactaggtagaagcattatcccaacaagagatatgttgacattaattaccaaaatcacccagggagcacttgtgctttcagagacataaagaggtggagatgtagttcctctctcataataattgcaagtaggggcagcaagcacatgcatattatatctatcaaaatcatcatgtgtaatagtaaaacgcaacctgttggggatattactactggatgtaaaccggccaggagtagccgggttaactccttgaagattagaagcccatgaaggtaCAAGAATAATgatgctttacgaaggcccaaggcccaaaggtgggttaaagcctgtagatgtaaaccgacctggtcgtgtaacttgtgttgtaagataggaaggatagaggccgaaccggacacgtttatgatccggcttcgggactctgtaacccggcgggcgtcaacctatgtatataaagggacgacccagcagtGGTTTAGAGagggacaacaactcgagagccagacaaagcgggttcgctccctggccttcgaaaccctaacaatatcaatcacaactagacgtaggattttaccttccttgaaggggccgaactagtataaaactccccgtgtccccttgtccggtttaacccccttaagctaacccgtagcgatggctccacgactaagtcctttcacaaggacatctgccgtgacaaacccatgacagttggcgcccaccgtggggctatcgcacgatggtttcaagttcttaaagggcagctttgatggactcaagggatacgttgtgggccggatgacaaagagtcgtcgcggcaagctctacatcgacaatgcaggatggggtcccgaggccgattcaatcgaatatgggtaccgggtcccctttggtgggattcacgtcttcattggca
It encodes:
- the LOC119297670 gene encoding NAC domain-containing protein 90-like, with translation MMTTTSSGGAGGDLLVSTPGFRFYPTEDELLGFYLRHRLAGTTRPHVDRVIPVVDVYSHHPSHLRSMAGEASVQDAEQWFFFCPRAERELRGGRPARTTPSGYWKATGSPSCVFSSSSSSSAAAGNSKVIGVKRTMVFYQGRAPTGAKTTWKMNEYKAVAADDDTTTGHQTTAPLRLRNEFSVCRLYISTGTLRSFDRRPLNTSGNGQAAARRHAPSAANTASIGQADNYQGWSTLVTTSTADVDNFCFDMNLNQL